A portion of the Enterobacter sp. SA187 genome contains these proteins:
- the tsr gene encoding methyl-accepting chemotaxis protein yields the protein MLNRIKIVTSLLLVLCLFGLLQLTSGGLFFNALKHDKENFTVLQTIRAQQSTLNGSWVALLQTRNTLNRAGIRYMMDQNNIGSGATVAELMQIATASLKQAEVRWNEYQALPRDPRQSEAAAAEVKRNYDIYHGALAELIQLLGAGKITEFFDQPTQGYQDGFEKQYVQYLEQNDHLYDVAVADNDSSYSMAVWIIISVLTVVLAVIIAVWFGIKNVLIAPLQRLVESIRHIAGGDLEQDINVHGTNEMGQLADSLRHMQSELVRTVGDVRSGADAIYSGASEISAGNNDLSSRTEQQAASLEETAASMEELTATVKQNAENARQASHLALSASETAQKGGKVVDNVVQTMRDIAGSSQKIADIISVIDGIAFQTNILALNAAVEAARAGEQGRGFAVVAGEVRNLAQRSAQAAREIKSLIEDSVGRVEIGSTLVESAGETMDEIVSAVTRVTDIMGEIASASDEQSRGIDQVGLAVAEMDRVTQQNASLVEESAAAAAALEEQASRLTQAVAVFRTRRVARPASAGITPVQTMAPTVLTRKVATTDENWETF from the coding sequence ATGTTAAACCGTATCAAAATTGTGACCAGTTTACTGCTGGTACTGTGTTTATTTGGCCTTTTACAATTAACCTCCGGTGGTCTCTTCTTTAACGCCCTCAAGCATGACAAAGAAAACTTCACCGTTCTGCAAACCATTCGCGCTCAGCAGTCCACGCTGAACGGTAGCTGGGTGGCGCTGTTGCAGACCCGTAACACGCTCAACCGTGCCGGGATCCGCTACATGATGGATCAGAATAACATCGGCAGCGGCGCGACCGTGGCGGAACTGATGCAGATTGCGACCGCTTCTCTGAAGCAGGCGGAAGTGCGCTGGAACGAGTATCAGGCGCTGCCGCGCGATCCTCGCCAGAGCGAAGCCGCAGCCGCCGAAGTGAAGCGTAACTACGACATCTATCACGGTGCGCTGGCCGAGCTGATCCAGTTACTGGGCGCAGGCAAAATCACCGAGTTCTTCGATCAGCCAACCCAGGGTTATCAGGATGGCTTTGAGAAGCAGTATGTGCAGTATCTGGAGCAGAACGACCATCTGTATGACGTGGCGGTCGCCGATAACGACAGCTCCTACAGCATGGCGGTGTGGATCATTATCAGCGTGCTGACCGTGGTGCTGGCGGTGATTATTGCCGTGTGGTTCGGCATTAAAAACGTGCTGATTGCTCCGCTGCAACGTCTGGTGGAAAGCATCCGTCACATTGCGGGCGGCGATCTGGAACAGGATATCAACGTACACGGCACTAACGAGATGGGGCAGCTGGCAGACAGCCTGCGCCACATGCAGAGCGAGCTGGTACGTACCGTGGGCGACGTGCGCAGCGGCGCGGACGCGATTTACAGCGGCGCCAGCGAAATCTCCGCCGGTAATAACGATCTCTCCTCCCGTACTGAACAGCAGGCCGCTTCCCTGGAAGAGACTGCCGCCAGCATGGAAGAGCTGACCGCTACCGTGAAGCAGAACGCCGAAAACGCCCGTCAGGCGAGCCATCTGGCGCTCAGCGCGTCAGAAACCGCGCAGAAGGGCGGCAAGGTGGTGGATAACGTGGTGCAGACCATGCGCGACATCGCCGGCAGTTCGCAGAAAATTGCTGACATTATCAGCGTGATCGACGGCATTGCCTTCCAGACCAACATCCTGGCGCTGAACGCCGCGGTGGAAGCGGCGCGTGCCGGTGAACAGGGCCGTGGTTTTGCGGTGGTGGCCGGTGAAGTGCGTAACCTCGCCCAGCGTAGTGCGCAGGCGGCGCGTGAAATTAAGAGCCTGATCGAAGACTCTGTGGGTCGCGTTGAAATCGGCTCCACGCTGGTGGAAAGCGCCGGTGAAACCATGGATGAGATCGTCAGCGCGGTAACCCGTGTGACCGACATTATGGGCGAAATCGCCTCTGCCTCTGATGAGCAGAGCCGCGGTATCGACCAGGTAGGTCTGGCGGTGGCGGAAATGGATCGTGTGACGCAGCAGAACGCCTCGCTGGTGGAAGAATCCGCCGCTGCCGCTGCTGCCCTGGAAGAGCAGGCGAGCCGTCTGACGCAGGCCGTTGCGGTGTTCCGCACCCGTCGCGTCGCACGCCCGGCTTCAGCAGGTATCACCCCGGTGCAGACCATGGCGCCGACGGTGTTGACGCGTAAAGTCGCAACGACAGATGAGAACTGGGAAACGTTTTAA
- the opgB gene encoding phosphatidylglycerol--membrane-oligosaccharide glycerophosphotransferase — translation MSELLSLALFLASVVIYAWKAGRNTWWFTATLIVLGLFVVLNITLYASDYFTGDGINDAVLYTLTNSLTGAGVSKYILPGAGLILALIAVFSALGWILRRRRHMPFHFGYSLLALMLALGSVDASPAFHQITELVKSQSRESSPDFDTWYKVPAKSIPDPKLNLVYIYGESLERTYFDNAAFPDLTPELGAIKNNSIDFTHTAQLPGTDYTIAGMVASQCGIPLFAPFEGNASASMSSFFPQNLCLGDILKNSGYENHFVQGANLRFAGKDVFLKSHGFDHLVGAEELKSQVADPAYRNDWGFYDDTVLDEVWKKYEELSKSGKRFSLFTLTVDTHHPDGFISRTCDRKRYEMDGKLNQSFSAVTCSQQHIAALIQKIQASPWYKDTVIVVSSDHLAMNNTAWKYLSKQDRNNLFFVLRGDKPQQDVSGLKRNTMDNGATVLDILGGDNFIGLGRSSLSGQSLSESFLNMKEKVLSWKPDIIRLWNFPKEMKDFTVDTDKKMIAFSGSHFRLPLLLRVSDQRVEPLPESEYSAPLRFQLADFAPRDNFVWVDQCYKMAQLWAPQLALSTDWCVSQGQLGGEQRVQRVDRAQWQGKTAFKETMIDTLRYKANVDKLKVVDNDIRYKADSFVFNVAGAPEEVKQFSGISRPESWGRWSNAQLGKAVKIEYKAPLPAEFDLVITAKAFGPNADRPIPVRVGNSEQTLTLGHDLSTTTLRFSNPAHSNTLEIVPPDPQSTNEGNILGHSPRQLGIGMVEIKVVKVGG, via the coding sequence GTGTCGGAATTACTTTCCCTTGCCCTTTTTCTTGCTTCCGTGGTGATTTACGCCTGGAAAGCAGGCCGCAATACATGGTGGTTTACCGCCACGCTGATTGTGCTCGGCCTTTTTGTGGTTCTTAATATCACCCTCTACGCCAGCGATTACTTTACCGGTGACGGTATCAACGATGCGGTGCTCTACACGCTGACCAACAGCCTGACCGGCGCGGGCGTCAGTAAGTACATATTGCCCGGCGCGGGCCTGATCCTCGCGCTGATTGCGGTGTTCAGCGCCCTCGGCTGGATTTTGCGCCGTCGCCGCCATATGCCCTTTCATTTTGGCTACAGCCTGCTGGCGCTGATGCTGGCGCTCGGCTCGGTGGATGCCAGCCCGGCGTTTCATCAGATCACCGAGCTGGTTAAATCCCAGTCGCGGGAAAGCTCGCCGGACTTCGACACCTGGTATAAAGTGCCCGCCAAAAGCATTCCGGATCCCAAACTCAACCTCGTCTATATCTACGGCGAGAGTCTTGAGCGCACTTATTTCGATAACGCCGCCTTCCCGGATCTGACGCCGGAGCTGGGGGCAATCAAAAATAACAGCATCGATTTTACCCATACCGCGCAGCTGCCCGGCACCGATTACACCATTGCCGGTATGGTGGCCTCCCAGTGCGGCATTCCGCTGTTCGCGCCTTTTGAAGGCAACGCCTCTGCGTCCATGTCGAGCTTCTTCCCGCAGAATTTGTGTCTGGGGGATATCCTGAAAAACTCCGGCTATGAAAACCATTTCGTGCAGGGCGCGAATCTGCGTTTCGCCGGTAAAGACGTGTTCCTGAAATCCCACGGTTTCGATCATCTGGTGGGTGCGGAAGAGTTGAAAAGCCAGGTTGCCGATCCTGCTTACCGTAATGACTGGGGTTTTTACGACGACACCGTGCTGGATGAGGTGTGGAAAAAGTACGAAGAACTGTCCAAAAGCGGCAAACGTTTTTCGCTGTTCACCCTGACGGTGGACACCCATCATCCTGACGGTTTTATCTCGCGGACCTGCGATCGTAAACGCTATGAGATGGACGGCAAACTCAACCAGTCGTTCAGCGCGGTCACCTGTAGCCAGCAGCATATTGCGGCGCTGATCCAGAAAATCCAGGCCTCGCCCTGGTACAAGGACACGGTGATTGTGGTCTCGTCCGATCATCTGGCGATGAATAACACCGCCTGGAAATACCTCAGCAAGCAGGATCGCAACAACCTGTTCTTTGTGCTGCGTGGCGATAAACCGCAGCAGGACGTGTCCGGCCTCAAGCGCAACACCATGGATAACGGCGCGACTGTGCTGGATATTCTCGGCGGCGATAACTTTATCGGCCTCGGGCGCAGCAGCCTTTCCGGCCAGTCGCTGTCGGAATCCTTCCTGAATATGAAAGAGAAGGTGCTGTCCTGGAAGCCGGACATCATCCGGCTGTGGAACTTCCCGAAAGAGATGAAGGATTTCACCGTCGATACCGACAAAAAGATGATCGCCTTTTCCGGCAGCCATTTCCGTCTGCCGCTGCTGTTGCGTGTTTCCGATCAGCGCGTCGAGCCGCTGCCGGAGAGCGAATACTCCGCCCCGCTGCGCTTCCAGCTGGCGGATTTCGCGCCGCGGGATAATTTCGTGTGGGTCGATCAGTGCTACAAGATGGCGCAGCTGTGGGCGCCGCAGCTGGCGCTGTCCACTGACTGGTGCGTCTCCCAGGGACAGCTGGGCGGCGAGCAGCGCGTACAGCGCGTTGACCGCGCACAGTGGCAAGGCAAAACGGCCTTCAAAGAGACCATGATCGACACCCTGCGCTATAAGGCGAACGTCGATAAATTAAAAGTGGTGGATAACGATATTCGCTACAAAGCCGACAGCTTTGTGTTTAACGTCGCCGGCGCGCCGGAGGAAGTGAAGCAGTTCAGCGGTATTTCGCGTCCGGAATCCTGGGGACGCTGGTCGAACGCTCAGCTTGGTAAGGCGGTGAAAATCGAATACAAGGCGCCGTTGCCCGCGGAGTTTGATCTGGTGATCACCGCCAAAGCCTTTGGCCCGAACGCCGATCGCCCTATCCCGGTGCGCGTCGGTAACAGCGAACAGACGCTGACCCTCGGTCACGATCTTTCCACCACCACGCTGCGCTTCAGTAATCCGGCGCACAGCAATACGCTGGAGATCGTCCCGCCGGATCCGCAGTCGACCAACGAAGGCAATATTCTCGGTCATTCACCGCGTCAGCTGGGTATCGGGATGGTGGAAATTAAAGTGGTGAAAGTCGGCGGGTAA
- a CDS encoding DUF2501 domain-containing protein, with protein MKLAQRMLCCALVGSALLSTAANAASWQESLSSAATQLSQNNDSQQGGLSLSSLGGLLNGGNQALSADNMNNAAGILQYCAKNKLASVTNAENVKNQVMEKLGLSTPAAQQQDTNYLDGLQGLLNTKEGEQLSLSNIGNSPLAEKVKTKACDIVLKQGIGFLS; from the coding sequence ATGAAATTAGCCCAACGTATGCTTTGCTGCGCCCTTGTCGGCAGCGCCCTTCTCTCCACCGCCGCCAACGCCGCCTCCTGGCAGGAATCCCTCTCCAGCGCTGCCACGCAGCTCAGCCAGAACAATGACTCACAGCAGGGCGGCCTGTCGCTCTCGTCACTGGGCGGCTTACTTAACGGCGGCAACCAGGCGTTAAGCGCCGACAACATGAACAATGCCGCAGGCATTTTGCAGTATTGCGCCAAAAACAAGCTGGCCTCGGTCACCAATGCGGAAAACGTGAAAAATCAGGTGATGGAAAAACTGGGCCTGAGTACGCCCGCCGCGCAGCAGCAGGATACCAACTATCTTGATGGCCTCCAGGGACTGCTTAACACCAAAGAGGGTGAACAACTCAGCCTGAGTAATATCGGCAACTCCCCGCTGGCGGAGAAAGTCAAAACCAAAGCCTGCGATATCGTACTGAAACAGGGGATAGGCTTCCTGTCCTGA
- the dnaC gene encoding DNA replication protein DnaC, with translation MKNVGELMKRLQKMMPEHVKPAFKTGEELLAWQKEQGEIRAAALARENRAMKMQRTFNRSGIRPLHQNCSFDNYKVENEGQMNALAKARQYVEAFDGNIASFIFSGKPGTGKNHLAAAICNELLLRGKSVLIITVADIMSAMKDTFNNRQISEEQLLNDLSNVDLLVIDEIGMQSESRYEKVIINQIVDRRSSSKRPTGMLTNSNMDEMTKLLGERVMDRMRLGNSLWVIFNWESYRSRVTGKEY, from the coding sequence ATGAAAAACGTCGGCGAACTGATGAAACGTCTGCAAAAGATGATGCCAGAGCACGTTAAACCCGCGTTTAAAACGGGCGAAGAGCTGCTGGCGTGGCAAAAAGAGCAAGGTGAGATCCGCGCCGCTGCCCTTGCGCGTGAAAACCGCGCCATGAAAATGCAGCGCACCTTTAACCGCTCCGGCATCCGTCCTTTACACCAGAACTGCTCGTTCGATAACTATAAAGTCGAGAACGAAGGCCAGATGAACGCCCTTGCCAAAGCGCGTCAGTACGTGGAAGCCTTCGACGGCAACATCGCCAGCTTTATCTTTTCCGGCAAGCCTGGCACCGGTAAAAATCACCTCGCGGCGGCTATCTGCAACGAACTGCTGCTGCGCGGCAAATCGGTGCTCATTATTACCGTGGCGGATATTATGTCGGCGATGAAAGACACCTTCAATAATCGCCAGATCAGCGAGGAGCAGTTGCTCAACGATCTGAGCAATGTCGATCTGCTGGTGATCGACGAGATCGGCATGCAGTCCGAATCGCGCTACGAAAAAGTGATCATCAATCAGATCGTCGATCGTCGCTCCTCCTCCAAACGCCCGACCGGGATGCTGACCAACAGCAATATGGACGAAATGACCAAACTGCTCGGTGAGCGCGTGATGGACAGGATGCGTCTGGGCAACAGCCTGTGGGTGATATTCAACTGGGAAAGCTACCGCAGCCGCGTCACCGGAAAAGAGTATTGA
- the dnaT gene encoding primosomal protein DnaT — protein sequence MSSRILSTNVIGIDDFTRQHATVLAQAPHGTVAVFANNAPAFYALTPARLAQLLELEARLERPASDVALDAQFYEEPAAAPVSVPIGKFAMYPAWQPDADFQRQAALWGIGLTQPVTPEELASFVAYWQAEGKVFHHIQWQQKLARSVQMSRASQGASLRRDVNTVSEPDNQIPPGFRG from the coding sequence ATGTCCTCCAGAATCCTGTCCACGAACGTCATCGGCATCGATGATTTTACGCGCCAGCACGCCACCGTTCTGGCGCAAGCGCCGCACGGCACGGTGGCCGTGTTTGCCAATAATGCACCGGCTTTTTACGCGCTCACCCCTGCGCGGCTGGCGCAGTTGCTGGAACTGGAAGCCCGTCTGGAACGCCCGGCCAGCGATGTGGCGCTGGACGCACAGTTTTATGAAGAACCTGCGGCCGCGCCGGTGAGCGTGCCGATAGGGAAATTTGCCATGTATCCCGCCTGGCAGCCCGACGCGGATTTTCAGCGTCAGGCAGCGCTGTGGGGTATCGGCCTGACGCAGCCGGTTACGCCGGAAGAACTGGCGTCATTCGTGGCCTACTGGCAGGCGGAAGGCAAAGTCTTCCACCATATCCAGTGGCAGCAAAAGCTGGCGCGCAGCGTTCAGATGAGCCGCGCCAGCCAGGGCGCATCGCTCAGGCGTGATGTGAACACGGTGAGCGAGCCTGATAATCAAATTCCACCCGGTTTCAGAGGATGA
- a CDS encoding organic hydroperoxide resistance protein: protein MSLEKVIYTAVAKATGGRDGRATSSDGVLDVKLGVPKEMGGAGGDATNPEQLFAAGYSACFLGAMKFVSARDKITMPKDAFIEGEVGIGPLPTGFGIEAKLNIHLPGMDASEAKKLVDAAHIVCPYSNATRGNIDVTLNIIS, encoded by the coding sequence ATGTCTCTCGAAAAAGTGATCTATACCGCTGTTGCCAAAGCTACCGGTGGCCGTGACGGCCGCGCAACCTCTTCTGACGGCGTACTTGATGTGAAACTGGGCGTGCCGAAAGAGATGGGCGGCGCAGGCGGTGATGCCACTAACCCGGAACAGCTGTTTGCAGCGGGCTACTCTGCCTGTTTCCTCGGCGCGATGAAATTTGTCAGCGCACGCGACAAAATCACCATGCCTAAAGACGCGTTCATTGAAGGCGAAGTGGGTATCGGGCCGCTGCCGACCGGTTTTGGTATCGAAGCCAAACTGAACATCCACCTGCCGGGTATGGATGCCAGCGAAGCGAAAAAACTGGTAGATGCAGCACACATCGTTTGCCCTTACTCCAACGCAACGCGCGGCAACATCGACGTTACGCTGAACATTATTTCCTGA
- a CDS encoding MarR family winged helix-turn-helix transcriptional regulator, with amino-acid sequence MKTKTAPSSRVLELDNQLCFALYSANLALNKVYRQLLAPLQLTYPQYLVMLVLWERDDVTVSEIGERLFLDSATLTPLLKRLESAGLISRQRSRQDERQVVVTLSDSGRALQEQARDIPEQVGCAAACDTATLTSLKLELEKLRENLHRA; translated from the coding sequence ATGAAGACGAAGACCGCTCCATCCAGCCGCGTACTGGAACTTGATAACCAGCTCTGTTTTGCGCTCTATTCTGCGAATCTGGCGCTCAACAAAGTGTACCGGCAACTGCTGGCGCCCTTGCAGCTGACCTACCCGCAGTATCTGGTGATGCTGGTGTTATGGGAACGGGATGATGTTACGGTATCGGAGATAGGCGAGCGCCTGTTTCTGGATTCCGCCACGCTGACGCCGCTGCTTAAGCGTCTGGAGAGCGCCGGGCTGATTAGCCGTCAGCGCTCCCGCCAGGATGAGCGGCAGGTGGTGGTCACGCTGAGCGACAGCGGCCGGGCGTTGCAGGAACAGGCGCGGGATATTCCTGAACAGGTAGGCTGCGCCGCCGCCTGCGATACCGCCACGCTGACGTCGCTCAAGCTGGAGCTGGAAAAGTTACGCGAAAACTTACACCGCGCATAA
- a CDS encoding TetR family transcriptional regulator, with the protein MEHHGSNPSEKSDEASLKDKIFHSAITLFAEYGLNGARMEQIAEKAGTTKRMVVYHFKTKENLYLRVLEHVYTEIRASEKRLNLAGMPPVEAMVQLVESTFDYHAAHPDFIRIICMENMQRGRFMQESAVLRTVNRSALDLLEDILQRGQRKQLFNKTVTARDVHRLMSSFSFHFVANSYTFTLLFEDGADSAAQEAHYRAMAVQVVLRYLCP; encoded by the coding sequence GTGGAGCACCATGGCAGTAATCCCTCAGAGAAAAGTGACGAAGCCAGTCTGAAAGATAAAATCTTTCACAGCGCCATTACGCTGTTTGCGGAATACGGGCTAAACGGCGCGCGCATGGAGCAGATCGCGGAAAAAGCGGGCACCACCAAACGCATGGTGGTCTATCACTTCAAAACCAAAGAAAACCTGTACTTACGCGTGCTTGAACACGTCTATACGGAAATTCGCGCCAGTGAAAAACGGCTGAACCTTGCCGGTATGCCGCCGGTGGAAGCGATGGTACAGCTTGTTGAAAGCACCTTTGATTATCATGCCGCCCATCCGGATTTTATTCGCATCATCTGCATGGAAAACATGCAGCGGGGGCGCTTCATGCAAGAGTCTGCGGTGCTGCGCACGGTAAACCGCAGCGCGCTGGATCTGCTGGAAGATATTTTGCAGCGCGGGCAGCGCAAACAGCTCTTTAATAAAACGGTCACTGCACGCGACGTCCACCGCCTGATGAGCAGCTTCAGTTTTCACTTCGTGGCCAACAGTTATACCTTCACCCTGCTGTTTGAAGACGGGGCCGACAGCGCCGCCCAGGAAGCGCATTATCGCGCGATGGCGGTGCAGGTGGTGCTGCGTTATCTGTGCCCCTGA
- a CDS encoding threonine/serine exporter, whose translation MGIIDFLLALMQDMALSAIPAVGFAMVFNVPHRALPWCALLGAIGHGSRMTMVTAGFNIEWSTFMASMLVGAIGIRWSRWYLAHPKVFTVAAVIPMFPGISAYTAMISAVKIGHLGYSEDLMILLLTNFLKATSIVAALSIGLSVPGLWIYRKRPRV comes from the coding sequence ATGGGCATAATCGATTTTCTGCTGGCGCTGATGCAGGACATGGCGCTGTCGGCCATTCCCGCCGTCGGTTTTGCCATGGTGTTCAACGTTCCGCACCGCGCCCTGCCCTGGTGCGCGCTACTGGGGGCGATTGGTCACGGGTCGCGCATGACCATGGTCACCGCGGGCTTCAATATCGAATGGTCCACCTTTATGGCGTCGATGTTGGTTGGGGCCATTGGCATCCGCTGGTCGCGCTGGTATCTGGCGCACCCGAAAGTCTTTACCGTGGCGGCGGTGATCCCGATGTTTCCGGGCATTTCGGCCTATACCGCGATGATCTCAGCGGTAAAAATTGGCCATCTGGGCTACAGCGAGGATCTGATGATCCTGCTGCTGACCAATTTCCTCAAGGCCACTTCCATCGTAGCCGCCCTGTCGATTGGCCTGTCGGTGCCCGGGCTGTGGATCTACCGCAAGCGCCCGCGCGTTTGA
- a CDS encoding threonine/serine ThrE exporter family protein: MQAEQASQRTITRLCIQCGLFLLQHGAESALVEELSTRLGLALGMDSVESSISANAIVLTTIKDGECLTSTRKNSDRGINMHVVTEVQHIVIMAEHKLLDYRDVEKRFNHVKPLRYPRWLMVLMVGLSCACFCRLNKGGWDGAVVTFFASSIAMYVRLTLAQRHMHPQINFCITAFVATTVAGLLLMLPTFALTSTVSMAASVLLLVPGFPLINAVADMFKGHINTGLARWAIASLLTLATCVGVVMAMTVWGLRGWA, encoded by the coding sequence ATGCAAGCAGAGCAGGCGTCACAGCGGACCATCACGCGATTATGTATTCAGTGCGGTCTTTTTCTATTACAGCACGGTGCCGAAAGCGCGCTGGTAGAAGAATTATCCACGCGGCTTGGGCTGGCGCTGGGGATGGACAGCGTAGAAAGTTCGATTTCAGCCAATGCTATCGTGCTGACGACAATTAAAGACGGTGAATGTCTCACCTCGACGCGCAAGAACAGCGATCGCGGGATCAACATGCATGTGGTGACCGAGGTACAGCATATTGTCATCATGGCCGAGCATAAACTGCTCGATTATCGGGACGTTGAAAAGCGCTTCAATCACGTCAAGCCGCTGCGTTATCCGCGCTGGCTGATGGTGCTGATGGTCGGCCTCTCCTGCGCCTGCTTTTGCAGACTTAATAAAGGCGGATGGGACGGCGCGGTGGTGACGTTCTTCGCCAGCAGCATCGCCATGTACGTCCGCCTGACGCTGGCGCAGCGGCATATGCATCCGCAGATCAATTTCTGCATTACCGCTTTTGTGGCGACCACGGTCGCAGGTTTATTGCTGATGCTGCCCACTTTCGCGCTTACCTCAACGGTATCAATGGCCGCCAGCGTGTTGTTGCTGGTGCCGGGCTTTCCGCTGATCAACGCCGTGGCGGATATGTTCAAAGGGCATATTAATACCGGACTGGCGCGCTGGGCGATCGCCAGCCTGCTGACCCTCGCCACCTGCGTGGGCGTGGTGATGGCAATGACAGTTTGGGGGCTGCGCGGATGGGCATAA